In the genome of Siniperca chuatsi isolate FFG_IHB_CAS linkage group LG17, ASM2008510v1, whole genome shotgun sequence, one region contains:
- the med30 gene encoding mediator of RNA polymerase II transcription subunit 30 isoform X2 gives MTTPPLVSPFGGQPPPPQQQQQAQAARDVNTASLCRIGQETVQDIVLRTMEIFQLLRNMQLPNGVTYHPNTHQDRLGKLQEHLRMLSVLFRKLRLVYDKCNENCAGMDSIPPEQLIPFVEDDSSKHEDRSAGQSRPATEERREILEVNKVAGANSFSGPKTVSLKVPCGRS, from the exons ATGACAACCCCTCCGCTAGTATCACCTTTTGGCGGGCAGCCTCCACCGccgcagcaacagcagcaggccCAAGCAGCACGTGATGTCAACACGGCCTCGCTGTGTCGCATTGGCCAGGAGACGGTACAAGACATTGTCCTCAGGACCATGGAGATCTTCCAGCTCCTCAGGAACATGCAG CTGCCTAATGGAGTCACTTACCATCCGAACACCCACCAGGATAGGCTGGGAAAACTCCAGGAGCACCTCCGGATGCTTTCCGTGCTGTTCCGCAAACTGCGCCTCGTCTACGACAAATGCAATGAAAACTGTGCTGGGATGGACTCCATACCTCCAGAG CAACTGATACCCTTTGTGGAGGATGACAGCTCAAAACACGAGGATCGCTCAGCTGGCCAGAGCCGCCCTGCCaccgaggagaggagagaaatccTGGAGGTCAACAAG GTGGCAGGTGCTAATTCATTCTCTGGGCCCAAGACCGTGTCCCTCAAGGTGCCTTGTGGCAG
- the slc30a8 gene encoding zinc transporter 2, whose protein sequence is MFKKKNPERLHLVSEVRKTYATEGSAPNQEALQIHGTGGIKHCHDNSHALENREREKKVARKRLYVVSAICLIFMIGEIIGGYFAGSLAVMTDAAHLLVDFTSFIISLLSLWLSSRPATHKLSYGWHRAEILGALLSVFTIWLVTGVLVYLAVERLISDDYTIEGTVMLITSGCAVLANIIMALTLHQSGHSHSHGGLSSHGHGHSHKKGKGHNRISNHAHSNDDSVDLEQKGVDHGGKAQQANASVRAAFVHVVGDLLQSISVLISAIIIFFKPEYKMADPICTFLFSILVLCTTFTIMRDILIVLMEGTPAGVRYREVRDGLLAVKGVTAVHNLHIWALTMNQAVLSAHVAIDESVDAQTVLREMTQACFSSYNFHSVTIQMERQADLKPGCTLCEDPKM, encoded by the exons ATGTTCAAAAAGAAGAATCCAGAGAGACTTCACCTGGTGTCAGAAGTGAGGAAAACGTACGCCACTGAGGGAAG CGCGCCCAACCAGGAGGCATTACAGATACACGGCACCGGTGGCATCAAGCATTGCCATGACAACAGTCATGCACTGGAGAATCGCGAACGAGAGAAGAAAGTTGCCAGGAAGAGGTTGTATGTGGTCTCTGCCATCTGCCTGATTTTCATGATCGGTGAAATCATTG gTGGGTATTTTGCAGGAAGTCTTGCGGTGATGACAGACGCTGCACACCTGCTGGTGGACTTCACCAGCTTCATCATCAGCCTATTATCCCTCTGGCTCTCCTCCAGACCTGCCACACACAAGCTCAGTTATGGCTGGCATCGTGCAG AGATCCTGGGTGCGCTGCTGTCAGTTTTCACCATCTGGCTGGTAACAGGAGTGTTGGTTTATCTGGCTGTGGAGCGGCTCATCAGCGATGACTACACCATCGAGGGCACTGTCATGCTCATTACCTCTGGTTGTGCTGTGTTGGCTAATATTAT CATGGCCCTCACCCTTCACCAGTCCGGCCACAGCCACAGTCACGGGGGTCTCAGCTCGCATGGGCACGGGCACAGCcacaagaaaggaaaaggaCACAATCGGATCTCAAACCACGCCCACTCAAATGATGACAGTGTAGACTTGGAGCAAAAAGGGGTTGATCATG GAGGGAAGGCTCAGCAGGCCAATGCCAGTGTGCGAGCGGCCTTTGTCCACGTGGTGGGAGATCTTCTCCAGAGCATCAGCGTGCTTATTAGCGCCATCATTATCTTCTTCAAG CCAGAATATAAGATGGCTGACCCCATCTGCACCTTCCTGTTCTCAATATTGGTCTTGTGCACCACCTTCACCATCATGAGGGATATTCTTATTGTCCTGATGGAAG GTACTCCAGCAGGGGTGAGATACAGAGAGGTGCGGGACGGTCTGCTAGCAGTGAAGGGGGTGACAGCGGTCCACAACCTTCACATCTGGGCCCTCACCATGAACCAGGCTGTACTGTCTGCACACGTAGCCATAG ACGAGTCAGTGGATGCTCAGACTGTCCTAAGAGAAATGACACAGGCTTGTTTCTCCTCCTACAACTTCCACTCTGTTACAATTCAAATGGAGAGACAGGCCGACCTGAAGCCTGGATGTACCCTGTGTGAGGACCCCAAGATGTAG